GCGATCACCCGAGGGGACCAGCCGGGCTGGTCAATCCGGTGCCAGTCCGCCGGGTGACCACCCCTGCGCGTGCCCCGGGGCCCGCCGCGGACGTATTCTTCTCGGACGCATCGCCGACACCAGAGCACACGGAGGGCGAGGGGGTCGGCCGACTCCGCTCGGTCCCCGATGCGCGGTCCGAAGCCCCCCGTCCCGCCCCGCGCCCGGCCAGAGGCACGGGCCCACCGGCCCCGTCCGGTACTCCGCGAGCCTTCCCGCCACCCCAACGGGCCTCGCGAGTGCCCCCGGTCCCGGCGGGCGGCTCCGGCCCGCCGTGCCCGCCGTCGACGCAGCCACATCGCGAACTGGGAGACCCACGTGGCCGGCCGTATCGAGGACTACGCACTCATCGGGGACATGCAGACCGCCGCCCTGGTCAGCAGGGACGGGGCGGTGGACTGGCTGTGCCTGCCCCGCTTCGACTCGCCGGCCGTCTTCGCCGGCCTGCTGGGCACCGACGAGCACGGCTTCTGGCGGATCGGCCCTGCCGAGGTGGTCGAGCCCGAACCGGTGACCGCGGCCGACCGGGACCACACCTTCCACGCCGACCACTCGGTCGCCGCGGTGCACGACACCGGCGAGCTGCGGATCCCGCCGGCCACCGCCGCCGCCCCGGCGCTGCCCGCCGACCGCCGGACCTACCGCGGCGACTCGCTGATCCTGGAGCAGGAGTGGGACACCCGGGGCGGCACCGTCCGGGTGATCGACCTGATGCCGCCCCGGCACCTGCTCGGCACCCCCGACGTCCCGCAGATGATCCGGATCGTCGAGGGCGTCACCGGCCGGGTGCGGATGCGTTCCGCGCTGCGGATGCGGTTCAGCTACGGCAAGGTCGTGCCCTGGGTCCACCGGGTGGAGCAGCCGGACGGCGGCCACCGCACCGTGGCCGTGGCCGGCCCGGACTCCGTCTGGCTGGACGGCGAGGCCGAGACCTACGGCCGCGACCTGACCACCTACGCCGACTTCACCGTCCGTGCCGGCGAGCGGATCACCTTCGCCCTCACCTGGCAGGCCTCCCACCTGGCCGCGCCCGCCGCGCCCGACCCGGACGACGCCCTGGAGGCCACCGAGCGGTTCTGGGCGGAGTGGGTCGGCCAGTGCACCTACCAGGGCCCCTACCGGGAGGCCGTGGTCCGCTCGCTGATCACCCTCAAGGCGCTCACCTACGCCCCCACCGGCGGCATCGTCGCCGCCCCCACCACCTCGCTGCCCGAGGACGTCGGCGGCGAGCGCAACTGGGACTACCGCTACACCTGGCTGCGGGACGCCGCCATCACCCTCTCCTCGCTGATGCGCACCGGCTACCGCGAGGAGGCCCGCGCCTGGCGCGAGTGGCTGCTGCGCGCCGTCGCCGGCGACCCGGAGAACCTGCAGATCATGTACGGCATCGCCGGCGAGCGCGAGCTCACCGAGTCCACCCTGGACTGGCTGCCCGGCTACGAGGGCTCGCTGCCCGTCCGGGTCGGCAACGGCGCCGCCGGGCAGCTCCAGCTCGACGTCTACGGCGAGGTCGTCGAGGCCCTGCACCTCGCCCACATGACCGGCCTGGTCCGCAACGACCACGCCCACCAGCTGCAGCTCAAGCTGATCAGCTACCTGGAGAAGCACTGGCGCGAGCCCGACGAGGGCATCTGGGAGGTCCGCGGCCCCCGCCGGCACTTCGTGCACTCCAAGGTGATGGCCTGGGTCGCCGTCGACCGCACCATCCGCCTGCTGGAGGACACCGCCACCGAGGGCCCGCTGGAACGCTGGAAGGCACTGCGCGAGGAGATCCACGCCGACGTCTGCAAGCGGGGCTACGACGAGCAGCGCAACACCTTCACCCAGTACTACGGCGGGCAGGAGCTGGACGCCTCGCTGCTGCTCATCCCGCAGGTCGGCTTCCTCCCGCCGGACGACAAGCGGGTGATCGGGACCATCGAGGCCATCCAGCGCGAACTGTCCACCGAGGACGGCTTCGTGCTGCGCTACCCGACCCACGACGCGGACGGCGACAACGTGGACGGCCTGTCCGGGCACGAGGGCGCCTTCCTCGCCTGCTCGTTCTGGCTCGCCGACGACCTGGCGATGATCGGCCGGGTCTCCGAGGCCCGCGAACTCTTCGACCGGCTGCTGGCGCTGCGCAACGACGTCGGGCTGCTCGCCGAGGAGTGGGACCCGCGGGCCAAGCGCCAGGTCGGCAACTTCCCGCAGGCGTTCAGCCACGTGCCGCTGATCGACACCGCGCTGCGCCTGACCGCCTGCGGCGGCGCCTACGGGGCGGGCCGGCAGGACCAGTAGCGGCCACGCCGGGGGCGCCTGCGGCGGCGCCCCCGGCCCGGTCTGACGCGTGATCGACAAACCGGTGGACGGGTCGCGGACGGCGCCGCAGACTGGCGCGCATGTCATCTCTCGTACGTCACATCACCATCGACTGCGCCGACGCCTACCGGCTCGGCACGTTCTGGGCCGCGGCCCTGGACAGCAAGGTCCACGACGACGACAAGCCCGGCGACCCCGAGGCACTGGTCGAGGCCCAGGGCGCCGCGCTGCTGTTCGTCACCGTGCCCGAACCCAAGTCCGTGAAGAACCGCGTCCACCTCGACCTGCAGCCGCAGGACCGCACCCGCGACGAGGAGGTCGAGCGGCTGCTCGCGCTCGGCGCCGCCCCGGTCGCCGACCACCGCCGGCCCGACGGCACCGGCTGGGTCACCCTCGCCGACCCCGAGGGCAACGAGTTCTGCGTCGAGCGGAGCGCCGCCGAGCGCGCCGGCGCCTGACCCCGGGCCGGGCCGCCGTCAGCCGCGCTGCACCAGCTCGTCGTAGGTGGAGAGCACCTGGGCGACGGTGTCCGCCTCGTCCGGCCAGGTGAGCTGCTGCTGGCGGCCGGCCTCGGCGAGTTCGGCCCGCCGCCCGGGGTCGCCGAGCAGCGCGCGGACGGCCCCGGCCAGCGCGGCGGCGTCGCCGTACGGGACGAGGACGGCGGCGTCGCCGACCAGCTCGGGCACCCCGCCGACCGAGGTGGAGACCACCGGCACCCCCGCCCGCATCGCCTCCTGGACGACCAGCGAGCGGGCCTCCCACCGGCTGGAGACGACCACCAGGTCGGCGGCGGCCAGCAGGTCCGGCACATCGGTGCGGTGGCCGAGCAGCTGCACCGGCAGGCCGTCGGCGGCGACCCGCTCGCGCAGGCTCGGGCCGTCCGGGCCGTCGCCGGCGAGCGCGACCAGCGGGTCGAGGTCACCGAGCCGGCCGGCCGCGTCCAGCAGCAGGCCGAAGGACTTCTGCGGCACCAGCCGGCCGATGGCGACCAGCAGCGGCCGTTCCGGCTCGTCCTTGCCGCCGAACAGGGCCGCGCGGGCGGCCTCGCGGTCCAGCGTCGCGGGCGGCAGCGGCGGGGCCGCGATCGGGCCGAGCCGGGCGTCGGTCGCGCCGAGCTCGCGGGCCCGGGCGACCAGGTCGGAGGAGGCGCCGAGCACCAGGTCCGCGGCGCGCGCCACCCGGCGCTCCATCAGCCGCTGCAGCCGGCGGTCCAGGCCGGTGGCCAGCATCGCGTGGTGCGACGTCACCACCAGCGGCGTCTCCGGGCGCAGGCCGGGGAAGCGGCCGGCGGTGCGCAGCGCCAGGTCGGAGAGCAGGCCGGCCCGCAGGCCGTGCGCATGGACGACCTCCGCGCCGGTGAACGCGCGGCGCAGCTCGCCGATCGCGGCGGCGTCGCTGCGGGCGCCCGCGGTCGGGGTGATGTCCACCGGGTGGAACCGGGCGCCCGTGCGGGAGAATCCGAACCGGGTGTCCGCGCTCTGCGGCGCACAGACCGTCACGGTCACCCCGTGCGCGACCAACCCCTGGGCGAGCGACCGCACATGGGCGCCGATGCCCCCGGTGCCGGCCGACAGGACGAGCACCGCCCGTAGCTGGCCGGGTTCCTCATGGGCCGCTGCGGCGCCCTTGGCGGCGGAATGGTCCACGTCGTCTCGCTCCGACTCGTTCAGGTGACGAGCACCGTCGCCGGACCCCCTGCCCCGGCCCGGGTCGGCCGACAGCTGCCCCCGCCCGCCGGTGGGCGGGGAAGGCGGGTTCCCGCGGACGGTCCTCGGGACTGGAAAGCCATTGTCCAGCCGCCACCATGCCAGGTCGGGCCGGGTCTTGGACAGTCGGCGCCGCGTGCGGGCGCGTCGGGGGCCGCTCCCCCGGTCGGAGGAGCGGCCCGGCATCGGGCCTGCCGTCAGCGGCTGCGCGGCGCACGGGCCGCGGCGAGCAGTTCCTCGGCGTGCGCACGGCCGAGTTCGGAGTCCTCCAGGCCGGCGAGCATCCGGGACAGTTCGCGGACCCGCTCCTCGTCGGTCAGCGCCTTGACGCCGCTTCGGGTGACGGTGCCGTCGTTGGTCTTCTCCACCACCAGGTGCCGGTCGGCGAACGCCGCGACCTGCGGCAGGTGCGTGACGACCACGACCTGCGCGGACTCGGCGAGCTTCGCCAGCCGACGGCCGATCTCGACCGCCGCCTTGCCGCCGACGCCCGCGTCGACCTCGTCGAAGAGGTACGTCGGCACCGGGTCGGCGCCGGCGAAGACCACCTCGACGGCGAGCATGACCCGGGACAGCTCACCGCCCGAGGCGCCCTTGGCGATCGGCCGCGGCTGCGCGCCCGGGTGCGGGGCGAGCAGCACCTCGACCTCGTCCACGCCGTGTGCGCCGTAGGCCACGGTGCGCTCGCCGACCTCCAGGCCGGACGGGTCGTCGACCTGGGTGATCGCGAAGCTCACCCGGGCGTGCGGCATGGCGAGTTCGGCGAGTTCCGCGGAGACCGCGGCGGCGAACCGGTCGGCGGCGCCGTGCCGGGCGGCCGACACCTCCGCCGCCAGCTCCGCCAACTCGGCCCTCAGTTCGGTCTCCTGGGCGCCGAGCTCGTCGATCCGCTCGTCGTCGCCGTCGAGTTCGGCGAGCCGCAGCGAGCCGGCCCCGGCCCACTCCAGGACCTCGGCGAGGGTGCCCTCGGCGCCGGCGTACTTGCGCAGCAGCTGGCCGAGGACGGCCCGGCGGTCCTCCACCGCGGCCAGCCGCACCGGGTCGGCGTCCAGGTCGTCGGCGTACCCTGCGAGGTCGCCGGCGACGTCGGCCAGCAGGTAGCCGACCTCGTTGAGCCGGTCGGCGAGGGCGGCGAGCCGCTCGTCGTGGTGGCGGACGGAGTCCAGCGCGCGGCGGGCCTGGGCGACCAGGGTGCCCGCGTCCACCGCGTCCGGGTCGGCCGGGTCGCCGGCCAGCGCGGCGTGCGCCAGGGTCGCGGCGGAGGAGAGCGCGTCGGCGTGGCCGAGCCGCTCGGCCTCCGCGGACAGCTCCACGTCCTCGCCGGCCACCGGCTCGGCGGCGGCGACCTCGTCCAGGCCGAAGCGCAGCAGGTCGGCCTCCTGGGCGCGCTCCCGGGCCCGGGTGGTCAGCTCCTCCAGGGTGGCCGACACCTCGCGCAGCCGGCGGTACACCTCGCGGTAGCGGACCAGCGGCTCGGCGACCGCCTCGCCCGCGTACCGGTCGAGCGCGCCGCGCTGCCGGGAGGGGCGCAGCAGCCGCTGCTGGTCGGTCTGGCCGTGCACGGCCACGAGGTCCTCGCCGAGCTCGGCCAGCAGGCCCACCGGGACGGCGCGGCCGCCGACGTGCGCCCGCGAACGGCCCTCGGCGGAGACCGTGCGGCTGATGAGCAGCTCGCCGTCGTCCAGCTCGGCGCCGGCCTCCAGGGCGCGGGCCACCACCGGGGATCCCTCGGGCAGGCTGAGCCTGCCCTCGACCACCGCACGGTCCGAGCCGTTGCGCACCAGCGCCGGATCCGCCCGGCCGCCGAGCAGCAGGCCGAGGCTCGTCACCACCATGGTCTTGCCCGCGCCGGTCTCGCCCGTCACGGCCGTGAACCCCGGTGCCAGTTCGACCACGGCGTCGTCGATGACGCCCAGATCCCGTATCCGCATCTCGTCCAACACGGTGACGACCTTACGAGGTACCACCGTCGATGCGCGACGAGCCCGGCCCCCGCAGCGCCAAGTTCATCCCTTCCGGGCCGGTTCCCTGATCCCCGGGACACCGGGCCGGCCGGGCGCCGGGCGGCTCACGCCGCGGGCGCTTCGGGCACGGTGCACCAGCGGAGGAAGAACTGGGCGAGCGGGCCGATGGCCAGCGCGTAGGCGATCGTCCCGGCGCCGAAGGTGCCGCCGAGCAGGATGCCGACGGTGAGCACGGTCAGCTCGATGCCGGTGCGGATGAGCCGCAGCGAGCGCCCGGTGCGCCGGTGCAGGCCGGTCATCAGGCCGTCCCGGGGGCCGGGGCCGAGCCGGGCGCCGATGTAGAGGCCGGTGGCGAGGCCGTTGAGGACGATGCCGGTGAGCAGCAGCGCGATCCGGGCGGGCAGCGACTGCGGGCCGTCGACCAGTCGCAGGGTGGCGTCCATTGCCGCGCCCAGCACCAGCACGTTGCCGACCGTGCCGACCCCGGGCCGCTGCCGCAGCGGCACCCACAGCAGCAGGACACAGGCGCCGACGATGGTCACCCAGGCGCCGACGCTCAGCCCGAGGTGCCGGGCCAGGCCCTGGTGGAAGACGTCCCACGGGTTGCCGCCGAGCGAGGCGCGCAGCATCAGGCCCATGCTCACGCCGTACAGCACCAGCCCCGTCGCGAGCTGGGTCAGCCGGCGGCCCAGCCGGGAGCGTGCCTTCGGGACGGTGCCGGCGCTCTGTGCGACTGTCTCTGCGGCTGTCGGTACGGCGTTCTCGTCGGCGGGCGCGGCGGTCGTGGCGGCCATCGGGTCTCCCTTGCGGTGATGCGCGGACTGGCGCCATCATGGGCGGTCCGCACGACCCCCATCCAGGTCCAATTCGAATCAGGTGGACTGGAAGTCCGATGTCCGAGTGGCACACCACCATCACCCCGCCGGCCCTCGCCCGGCTGCTGCGCTCCGCCCGCCTGCCCGACCGCGGCGACGGGCGGCGCTCCGCGTACCGCACGCTCGCCGGCCAGGTCCGGACGCTGCTCGCAGACGGCCGCCTCCCGGTCGGCACCCGGCTGCCCGCCGAACGCGAACTCGCCGCCGAGCTGGCCCTCAGCCGCACCACCGTGGCCACCGCCTACGAGGCACTGCGCACCGACGGCTACCTGCGCAGCCGCCGGGGCGCCGGCAGCTGGACGGTCCTCCCGGAGGGCACCCGGCCGCCCGCCGACGCCCTGCAGCCCGTCCCTCCGGACCAGCGCGACAGCATCATCGACCTCGGCGTCGCCGCGCTGCCCGCCCCGCAGCCCCACCTCGGCCGGGCCGCCGCCCGCGCCCTGGAGCAGCTGCCCGCGTACGCCGCCGGGCACGGTCACTACCCGACCGGGGTGCCGGTGCTGCGCGAGGCGATCGCCCGCCGGTTCACCGCCCGCGGCCTGCCCACCAACCCCGACCAGATCCTCGTCACCACCGGCGCCATGGGCGCCCTGCAGCTCGCCCAACGGGCGCTGATCGCCCGCGGCGACCGGGTCGCCGTGGAGGCGCCCAGCTACGCCCACAGCCTGCAGCTGCTGCGCCGCGCCGGGGCCCGCCTCGTCCCCGTCCCGCTGACCCGGCCGACCGGCCCGGCACCCCAGTGGGACCTCGCCGAATGGCGGCGCGCCCTGCGCGACACCGCCCCGAAGGCCGCGTACGTCGTACCGGACTTCCACAACCCGACCGGCGCGCTCGTCCCGGAGGAGCAGCGCCGCGCCCTGTTGGCCGCCGCCCGCGCGGCCGGCACCGTGCTGCTGGTCGACGAGACCACCGCCGAACTCGGCTGGGGCACCGAGGACAAGGCACTCCCCCGGCCGACCGCCGCGCTCGACCGCACCGCCCAGGTGCTCACCGTCGGCTCGGCCAGCAAGCTGCTCTGGGGCGGCCTGCGGATCGGCTGGCTGCGCGCCACGCCCGCCCTGGTACGGCAGTTGGCCGCGGACCGGGTGTTCGGCGACGTCGGCACCCCCGTGCTCGACCAGCTGATCGCCGCCGAGATGATCGCCGAGCAGGTCGAGGAGATCCGCGCCCACCAGCTGCAGCGGCTGCGGGCGAGCGCCGAGGCCCTCGGCGCGGAACTCCGACTACGGCTGCCCGACTGGCAGTTCACCCTGCCGCCGGGCGGACTCGCGCTGTGGCTCTCCACCGCGGGCGTCTCCGGGACGGCGCTCGCCCGGGCCGGCGAGCGGATCGGGGTCCGGCTCGCGGCCGGCGCCCGCTTCGGTCTGGACGGCGCCTTCGAGGACTACCTGCGGATCCCCCTGACCGTGCCGCCCGCAGCCGCACCCGCAGCCGTGGAGCGGCTCGCGGAGGCCGCCGCCCGGGCCGCCCGCGGCAGCGGCCGGGCCGCCGCCGCGGGCGACCTCCAGCCGCTCGCCGTCTGACCCGCCGTCGGCCGCGGCCTTCGCCCCGGCCGACGGACCGTCATCACCGCACCGG
This genomic window from Streptomyces sp. TLI_235 contains:
- a CDS encoding GntR family transcriptional regulator, with translation MSEWHTTITPPALARLLRSARLPDRGDGRRSAYRTLAGQVRTLLADGRLPVGTRLPAERELAAELALSRTTVATAYEALRTDGYLRSRRGAGSWTVLPEGTRPPADALQPVPPDQRDSIIDLGVAALPAPQPHLGRAAARALEQLPAYAAGHGHYPTGVPVLREAIARRFTARGLPTNPDQILVTTGAMGALQLAQRALIARGDRVAVEAPSYAHSLQLLRRAGARLVPVPLTRPTGPAPQWDLAEWRRALRDTAPKAAYVVPDFHNPTGALVPEEQRRALLAAARAAGTVLLVDETTAELGWGTEDKALPRPTAALDRTAQVLTVGSASKLLWGGLRIGWLRATPALVRQLAADRVFGDVGTPVLDQLIAAEMIAEQVEEIRAHQLQRLRASAEALGAELRLRLPDWQFTLPPGGLALWLSTAGVSGTALARAGERIGVRLAAGARFGLDGAFEDYLRIPLTVPPAAAPAAVERLAEAAARAARGSGRAAAAGDLQPLAV
- a CDS encoding putative membrane protein YczE encodes the protein MAATTAAPADENAVPTAAETVAQSAGTVPKARSRLGRRLTQLATGLVLYGVSMGLMLRASLGGNPWDVFHQGLARHLGLSVGAWVTIVGACVLLLWVPLRQRPGVGTVGNVLVLGAAMDATLRLVDGPQSLPARIALLLTGIVLNGLATGLYIGARLGPGPRDGLMTGLHRRTGRSLRLIRTGIELTVLTVGILLGGTFGAGTIAYALAIGPLAQFFLRWCTVPEAPAA
- a CDS encoding GH15 family glucan-1,4-alpha-glucosidase; this encodes MAGRIEDYALIGDMQTAALVSRDGAVDWLCLPRFDSPAVFAGLLGTDEHGFWRIGPAEVVEPEPVTAADRDHTFHADHSVAAVHDTGELRIPPATAAAPALPADRRTYRGDSLILEQEWDTRGGTVRVIDLMPPRHLLGTPDVPQMIRIVEGVTGRVRMRSALRMRFSYGKVVPWVHRVEQPDGGHRTVAVAGPDSVWLDGEAETYGRDLTTYADFTVRAGERITFALTWQASHLAAPAAPDPDDALEATERFWAEWVGQCTYQGPYREAVVRSLITLKALTYAPTGGIVAAPTTSLPEDVGGERNWDYRYTWLRDAAITLSSLMRTGYREEARAWREWLLRAVAGDPENLQIMYGIAGERELTESTLDWLPGYEGSLPVRVGNGAAGQLQLDVYGEVVEALHLAHMTGLVRNDHAHQLQLKLISYLEKHWREPDEGIWEVRGPRRHFVHSKVMAWVAVDRTIRLLEDTATEGPLERWKALREEIHADVCKRGYDEQRNTFTQYYGGQELDASLLLIPQVGFLPPDDKRVIGTIEAIQRELSTEDGFVLRYPTHDADGDNVDGLSGHEGAFLACSFWLADDLAMIGRVSEARELFDRLLALRNDVGLLAEEWDPRAKRQVGNFPQAFSHVPLIDTALRLTACGGAYGAGRQDQ
- a CDS encoding DNA replication and repair protein RecN, coding for MRIRDLGVIDDAVVELAPGFTAVTGETGAGKTMVVTSLGLLLGGRADPALVRNGSDRAVVEGRLSLPEGSPVVARALEAGAELDDGELLISRTVSAEGRSRAHVGGRAVPVGLLAELGEDLVAVHGQTDQQRLLRPSRQRGALDRYAGEAVAEPLVRYREVYRRLREVSATLEELTTRARERAQEADLLRFGLDEVAAAEPVAGEDVELSAEAERLGHADALSSAATLAHAALAGDPADPDAVDAGTLVAQARRALDSVRHHDERLAALADRLNEVGYLLADVAGDLAGYADDLDADPVRLAAVEDRRAVLGQLLRKYAGAEGTLAEVLEWAGAGSLRLAELDGDDERIDELGAQETELRAELAELAAEVSAARHGAADRFAAAVSAELAELAMPHARVSFAITQVDDPSGLEVGERTVAYGAHGVDEVEVLLAPHPGAQPRPIAKGASGGELSRVMLAVEVVFAGADPVPTYLFDEVDAGVGGKAAVEIGRRLAKLAESAQVVVVTHLPQVAAFADRHLVVEKTNDGTVTRSGVKALTDEERVRELSRMLAGLEDSELGRAHAEELLAAARAPRSR
- a CDS encoding glycosyltransferase involved in cell wall bisynthesis, whose translation is MDHSAAKGAAAAHEEPGQLRAVLVLSAGTGGIGAHVRSLAQGLVAHGVTVTVCAPQSADTRFGFSRTGARFHPVDITPTAGARSDAAAIGELRRAFTGAEVVHAHGLRAGLLSDLALRTAGRFPGLRPETPLVVTSHHAMLATGLDRRLQRLMERRVARAADLVLGASSDLVARARELGATDARLGPIAAPPLPPATLDREAARAALFGGKDEPERPLLVAIGRLVPQKSFGLLLDAAGRLGDLDPLVALAGDGPDGPSLRERVAADGLPVQLLGHRTDVPDLLAAADLVVVSSRWEARSLVVQEAMRAGVPVVSTSVGGVPELVGDAAVLVPYGDAAALAGAVRALLGDPGRRAELAEAGRQQQLTWPDEADTVAQVLSTYDELVQRG